GAACGTCAGCCCTTCGCCGATATTCATCTTCCCATCGTCTTGAAAAAGGATTTGACTTCCTGCACAGTCAAGCCGATTTCTCTTGCTTCCGCCATCAGCGCCTTCCATTCCTCTATATTGGATTCCGTCAGTTTACGGTTTCGGTAGGAAGCGGTTTCAGGCTGTTCTTTCTTGAGAATGTTCGTAAAAGTGAACAGCTCTTCCTTTTCCATCCCGGCTTGTACGGCTTGCACAAGATGCACGCGCCATTCTTCTTCACCGCCGCTGATTTTTTCGTACATCATTGTTTCTGCGTCGAATAATTCTGTTAATTCCACTTCCAGCGTGACGGAAATTTTCTTTAAAAATTGAACGGACGGATTTGAATGAACGCCTCTTTCAATCTTGCTTAAATAGGATTTAGATACACCTGACTCAACAGCCAGCTGATTAATAGAATAGCCTTTTCTTTTACGGTATAAACGGATAATTCTTCCAATCATGATATGAAATTCGCCTCTATTCCTGTCGTTATTTCGTTCATTATAAGGAATTATCCGTTCTTTATAAAATTTAAAATAATAAGGGAAGTGCAGTAAATAAGAGGAAAATCATGATTTTGTTCTCTAAAGAGAACTTATTGGCTTATTTTGCAATTTTTAAATAATATCGTTTTCTTTTATAATCCAATCATTAACAGAAAGGGGCGCGGGAAGCCAGCCGCGGGAAGGCTGAAGGCTATGAATACATGAATGAGAATATGAGTTTTAAAGAATTATATGCGATTGTCAGACACAGATTCGTGCTGATTCTGCTCATCACAATCGGCGTTACCGTTATGGCGGGTTTTGTGCAATTTAAGGTCATTTCACCGACCTACCAAGCATCGACACAAGTGCTGATTCATGAATCAGACGGTGAAGAAAACTCGAATCTCAGCGACATCCAGCGAAATCTTCAGTACAGCAGCACGTTCCAATCAATTATGAAAAGCACGGCCTTGATGGAAAAGGTCAAGGCGGAGTTGCACCTTTCTGAATCAGCTTCATCACTGAAAGGAAAAGTGATGACAGGCAGTGAGAATGAATCAGAAATTATCACCGTGTCCGTCCAGGATCACGATCCGGCGAAAGCGGCTGAGATTGCGAACACGCTAGTGAACAAATTTGAAAAAGAAGTAGATGAAAGGATGAATATACAAGGCATACATATTTTATCAGAGGCGAAGGCTTCTGAAAGCCCGATGATCAAGCCGGCCCGGCTGCGAAACATGGTCATGGCTTTTGGCGCTGCTGTCATGGGTGGCATTACACTGGCATTTTTTCTGCATTTTCTCGATGATACGTGCAAAAGCGCACGCCAGCTCAGCGAGAGAACCGGATTGCCATGCTTAGGCTCCGTCCCTGATGTCCAAAAAGGGCGGAATCGCGGGCTAAAACATTTCGGGGAGTGAAGCGAGTGGTCTTTAGAAAAAAGAAAGCAAGACGAGGTTTGGCTCAAATATCCGTTTTACACAATAAATCAATTGTTGCGGAACAATACCGCACCATTCGGACAAACATTGAGTTTTCATCCGTCCAGACCAACTTGCGGTCTA
The Bacillus vallismortis genome window above contains:
- the slrR gene encoding HTH-type transcriptional regulator SlrR, yielding MIGRIIRLYRKRKGYSINQLAVESGVSKSYLSKIERGVHSNPSVQFLKKISVTLEVELTELFDAETMMYEKISGGEEEWRVHLVQAVQAGMEKEELFTFTNILKKEQPETASYRNRKLTESNIEEWKALMAEAREIGLTVQEVKSFFKTMGR
- a CDS encoding YveK family protein, with protein sequence MNENMSFKELYAIVRHRFVLILLITIGVTVMAGFVQFKVISPTYQASTQVLIHESDGEENSNLSDIQRNLQYSSTFQSIMKSTALMEKVKAELHLSESASSLKGKVMTGSENESEIITVSVQDHDPAKAAEIANTLVNKFEKEVDERMNIQGIHILSEAKASESPMIKPARLRNMVMAFGAAVMGGITLAFFLHFLDDTCKSARQLSERTGLPCLGSVPDVQKGRNRGLKHFGE